Genomic DNA from Leptospira venezuelensis:
TAGATTTTCGAGGATCTCCAAAAATCTAAGACCTGAGAATTTTTCCAGAGAGGTTTTAAGAGTTTTATTAAAACGTTTTTTGTCCTGAAAATCCAAGGCAGGACGAGAGAAATAAAAACCTTGTAGAAGATTCGCTCCCATGGATAGAGCGAGGTATAATTCTTCTTCGTTTTCTACACCTTCGAATAGAAGTTGAGAACCAAGTCTTTGGGACATTTCAGAGATTGCGGAAAGAACATTCTTGAAAGAGCGTCTATTCAAACTCTCTCTCATAATTTTTATGTCCACTTTCATAATATCAGGATGAATATAACCGATCCTTTCCAAATTGGAAAAACCGACTCCAAGATCGTCCACTGCGATCTTAATCCCTCTTTCTCTAAAAAGGCTGACTATATATAAAAGTTTTTCAATATTTCCTTCGAACTTATCCTCTGTGATCTCTAAAACTAGATCGTTCGGATTAATATCGTATTTATCTATGAGATGAAGAATATGAAGACGTTTGATATCCAACACTTCTCCGGTGTAGACCATAGAGAGAAAATTGGGCATCATGTTCAGGAAAATTTTAGTCTTAAGACCTGTTTCCTTCACATGTTTGATCGCTTTTTCACGAATAATACGATCAATATGAACTAAACGAACAGTATCCGTGTCCGGATTATGAAAATGATAGCCTAGAGAATGATATTGATTCGATTCAGGAGAAAATACTCTGCCCAAAACCTCGTAACCTATAATATTACGATTACCGACGTCTAAAATCGGCTGGTAATGAGGGGTATAATAACCTTCTCCCAGAGAGAGAATTTGTTGAGACTCGTATTCGGCGAGCATGCAGATTCCCTCACTACTAGAATCCAGTTGAAGTATACACACAAGCATATTTCCCTGAAACTGAGTTAGGAATGAAGACTAAAGCTTGGAAAATTCCCGTTTTTTTCTTATTCTTTTCCTATATTATGGCAAATTATTTGTTTTCTTTTATTACAAAGCACCGTCTTAGCTGAGTTTTTATCCGAGAAAAAATTTACGACTAATCGGCATTAGATGAATAATCTATAAAAGACCATTCTTATACCGAAAACGGTTGCGAGCTTTAAGAAGCAATAAGAAGATCTAAAACGGTTTTACCGTCCATCTCTCCAGTGATCGGATTCATCGCTCTTTCTGGGTGAGGCATCATACCTGCCACTTTAAAATCAGGAGAACAGATCCCAGCAATATCATCCAGACTTCCGTTCGGATTGTCTCCCGCATAAAGGAATAAAATGCGACCTTCGTCTTTTAGCTGCTTACGAATTTCAGCAGATGCAAAATAACATCCGTCTCCATGAGCCACTGGAACTCTTAGGATCTTATCATCGGCTAAACTACCGCTGATCTTATTTGAGTTAGAAGCTTTTTTAAGACCTATAGTCCTACATACGTATTTTAGGTTTCGATTACGTATTAATGCACCAGGAAGATAACCTGCTTCTGCTAAAATTTGGAATCCATTACAAATTCCGAATAGTTTTCCTCCACGATCAGTATGCTCTTTTACTGATTTCATTACTGGAGAAAAAGGAGCCATTGCTCCCGATCTTAGATAATCTCCGTAGGAGAATCCACCAGGAAGAATAACCAGATCGTATTTTTCAGAGAATTGGTCTTTATGCCAGACCTTGTCTACTTTCGCGGAATAGAATTCTGAAAGAACTCTTACGATATCATTATCACAATTAGAACCTGGAAAAGTGACTACTGCGGCTTTCATTCAGTTACGATCTCCGAACGATAAGTTTCAATCACATGATTTACTAAAAGTTTTTCGCAGAGATTTGCAACCGTCTTCTTTGCAGTTTCGAGATCTGGAGAATCCAGTTTGACCTCGATATACTTTCCGACTCGAACGTCTCGGACCGATCCTTCTCCAAGTTCTTGTAGAGTGGATTTTACAGTGTTCCCTTGTGGATCTAGAACTGATTCTTTTAGAGTTACGTTGATTCTTGCGATAAACATTTTAATAGTTGGTCCTGTATTTCCTTATATGCCGCTTGCAATTTCACAATCAGACTTTCCGGAAGATCCGGAGCTGGGGGAACCTTATTCCATCCGGATTTTTCCAGATAGTTCCTTAAGATCTGTTTGTCCATGCTGGGCGGAGTGGTCCCGATAACATAGGACTCTTTCGCCCAATACCGAGAAGAATCCGGAGTCAAAATCTCGTCGATCAAGATGACCTTATCCTCCGAAATTCCGAATTCGAATTTGGTATCGCAGAGCAAAATCCCTGCCCCTGCTACCAGTTCAGCGGCCCTGGTATAAAGGGAAATCGATTTTTCCTTCAAAATAGAGAAGAGTTCGGATCCAATCTCGTTTTTCATTCTTTCTTCGGAGATGTTCTCGTCATGGCCTGTATCGTTTTTGATTGCAGGAGTAAATGCAGGCTCAGGCAGCTTTTCGGATTCTTTCAAACCTGGAGGAAGTTTTTTAAAAGCAAGAGTGCCATCTTGTTTATATTCTTTCCAACCGGAACCGGAAAGATAACCACGGACCACACATTCAAAGTCGATCCGTTTGCATTTTTTAACAAGAACAGAACGATCCTTTAAATCCGGATGATCCTTAAATGGAGAAGGGAATTTAGAAACATCGGTCTCTATGATATGATTAGGAATGTCCTTAAAGTAAGAGAACCATTCTGCGGAGATCTTATTTAAAACTTTTCCTTTGCCAGGAACGATTTGGCGGAATACCACATCGAATGCCGAGACTCTATCCGTAGAAGATAATATCAGGGAATTCCCTAAATCGTATACATCTCTGACTTTGCCAATATAAGAAGGTTTTGGGAGTTCACTCATCCTTGGATAACCATGAGAGCGATATCATCGTCG
This window encodes:
- a CDS encoding EAL domain-containing protein, whose amino-acid sequence is MLAEYESQQILSLGEGYYTPHYQPILDVGNRNIIGYEVLGRVFSPESNQYHSLGYHFHNPDTDTVRLVHIDRIIREKAIKHVKETGLKTKIFLNMMPNFLSMVYTGEVLDIKRLHILHLIDKYDINPNDLVLEITEDKFEGNIEKLLYIVSLFRERGIKIAVDDLGVGFSNLERIGYIHPDIMKVDIKIMRESLNRRSFKNVLSAISEMSQRLGSQLLFEGVENEEELYLALSMGANLLQGFYFSRPALDFQDKKRFNKTLKTSLEKFSGLRFLEILENLRKEQAFLDQFVNLFKDLETSSEEKMTDALSSILDRLPLETTSVLVTDMHGYQVTPTFKREAYDLPWTRLLTEVGNNYAWKPFFIRHKAETYHSSRVSGFTEPFHDIETKRQYVLFTLNLGENHVLILRLDWESY
- the purQ gene encoding phosphoribosylformylglycinamidine synthase subunit PurQ, translating into MKAAVVTFPGSNCDNDIVRVLSEFYSAKVDKVWHKDQFSEKYDLVILPGGFSYGDYLRSGAMAPFSPVMKSVKEHTDRGGKLFGICNGFQILAEAGYLPGALIRNRNLKYVCRTIGLKKASNSNKISGSLADDKILRVPVAHGDGCYFASAEIRKQLKDEGRILFLYAGDNPNGSLDDIAGICSPDFKVAGMMPHPERAMNPITGEMDGKTVLDLLIAS
- the purS gene encoding phosphoribosylformylglycinamidine synthase subunit PurS → MFIARINVTLKESVLDPQGNTVKSTLQELGEGSVRDVRVGKYIEVKLDSPDLETAKKTVANLCEKLLVNHVIETYRSEIVTE
- a CDS encoding phosphoribosylaminoimidazolesuccinocarboxamide synthase; its protein translation is MSELPKPSYIGKVRDVYDLGNSLILSSTDRVSAFDVVFRQIVPGKGKVLNKISAEWFSYFKDIPNHIIETDVSKFPSPFKDHPDLKDRSVLVKKCKRIDFECVVRGYLSGSGWKEYKQDGTLAFKKLPPGLKESEKLPEPAFTPAIKNDTGHDENISEERMKNEIGSELFSILKEKSISLYTRAAELVAGAGILLCDTKFEFGISEDKVILIDEILTPDSSRYWAKESYVIGTTPPSMDKQILRNYLEKSGWNKVPPAPDLPESLIVKLQAAYKEIQDQLLKCLSQEST